One Glutamicibacter halophytocola DNA segment encodes these proteins:
- the rplS gene encoding 50S ribosomal protein L19, translated as MHILDSVDAASLRSDIPAFGPGDTLKVHVNIIEGKNSRVQVFQGYVLGRQGQGVGETFTVRKVSFGTGVERTFPVHSPIIEKIEVVTKGDVRRAKLYYMRDRHGKAARIREKRDFNTKK; from the coding sequence ATGCATATTCTTGACTCCGTCGATGCAGCTTCGCTGCGTTCAGACATCCCAGCTTTCGGTCCTGGCGACACCCTGAAGGTGCACGTCAACATCATCGAAGGCAAGAACTCGCGCGTCCAGGTTTTCCAGGGCTACGTTTTGGGCCGCCAGGGCCAGGGCGTTGGCGAAACCTTCACCGTCCGCAAGGTTTCCTTCGGCACCGGTGTTGAGCGTACCTTCCCGGTTCACTCCCCAATCATCGAAAAGATCGAGGTTGTGACCAAGGGCGACGTTCGTCGTGCAAAGCTGTACTACATGCGCGATCGTCACGGCAAGGCTGCTCGCATCCGCGAGAAGCGTGACTTCAACACAAAGAAGTAA
- the lepB gene encoding signal peptidase I — MNQIARSERAMVKRRAFSWVWRFAVLAIILGLLSTIIFRATVIDLYHIDSNSMQPTLNPGQSIAVDRRAYRDAPPQRGDVIVFDGRGSFLPYARAGFADDLLGAFSLAGAGSKYVKRVIGIGGDTVECKGSNCRITVNGQPISEPYIFAGNAPSDQEFSVKVPEGRLWVMGDHRSTSKDSRSLLGASGGGMISVDRVTGKATSIAWPLSQKAAIN, encoded by the coding sequence ATGAACCAGATTGCCCGCAGCGAGCGAGCAATGGTGAAGCGCCGGGCCTTTTCATGGGTCTGGCGCTTCGCTGTACTCGCCATCATTCTTGGCCTTTTGAGCACCATCATCTTCCGCGCGACGGTGATCGACCTCTATCATATCGACTCCAACTCCATGCAGCCGACCCTGAATCCGGGCCAGAGCATCGCCGTTGACCGCCGCGCCTACCGGGACGCGCCGCCGCAGCGCGGGGACGTGATCGTCTTCGACGGGCGCGGTTCCTTCTTGCCCTACGCCAGGGCCGGTTTCGCCGACGATCTGCTCGGCGCCTTCAGCCTGGCAGGAGCCGGCAGCAAGTACGTCAAACGCGTCATCGGCATTGGGGGAGACACCGTCGAATGCAAGGGGTCCAACTGCCGGATCACCGTTAATGGCCAGCCCATCAGCGAGCCCTATATCTTTGCCGGCAACGCACCGAGCGACCAGGAATTCTCGGTGAAGGTCCCCGAAGGACGCTTGTGGGTAATGGGCGATCACCGCTCCACGTCCAAGGACTCGCGCTCATTGCTCGGGGCCAGTGGCGGGGGAATGATCAGCGTCGATCGCGTCACCGGCAAGGCAACGAGCATTGCCTGGCCGCTGAGCCAGAAGGCAGCCATCAATTGA
- a CDS encoding LPXTG cell wall anchor domain-containing protein, which yields MPNPNNKTAQRGLVAAAATALVVGSSFMPAVAAQETKGSPSPSASSSEANSASSSATENSVDTTGLPEAIERDLDKSVDEYLEDSKSSETAAALDKNLEDEGIEARSSVEGGKVEIEVSKKDAAKAKAIVEASKASVSLEINKNNLSTAEGVYKELVDNVDSTELSRLTAIVETTVKGQKVVKIIASGPGSIEGQKREITKKVVAEGELSLEQFAEHVAASDVVFAPSEKDGNGAAKPGANEDIYGGMGYAIGQNGQAPASRCSIGFNAWDASGKNAILSAGHCTEDGSMTDTYVLEANAPNDFLGYTDALGTFGFAQFGGPGNSGYPVDATWEDVDTENPGTDISVVESINPALNLHAAVSQWPAGGDERDQVIKVTDVAAGAVGAEACSSGATTGWSCSTITGEGIFFVQGMDGTLRDVWGYTADNPGQDVLDQGDSGGAVLIGNKAIGINSANGPGEDGAEDTADDIAMYTGLKDALTRIDGVKDYQVKLFINAPAITTENGSEVEAGSDISGNVKDASEGTQVDVIVNGDVVDTVTVDSNGDFTFSAPEQTGAYEFTLQAHKGFDKSATTNGNVIVVAVPTPTPTPTPTPTPTPTEEPSESATPTETATEEPSESASPTETATEEPSESATPTETATEEPSESASPTETATEEPSESASPTESATEEPSESASPTETATETASEEPSESETEESSEAPQNDESNEPTKSATPKETPKKDDPLADTGSSSAPLIAAGGALALVGATFLLFRRGNRRHG from the coding sequence ATGCCAAATCCAAATAACAAGACTGCGCAACGTGGCCTCGTTGCTGCAGCCGCTACCGCTTTGGTAGTTGGCAGCAGCTTCATGCCGGCCGTTGCCGCGCAGGAGACGAAGGGTTCGCCTTCTCCGTCGGCCTCCTCAAGCGAGGCCAACAGCGCAAGTTCGTCCGCCACGGAAAACTCGGTGGATACCACCGGACTGCCGGAGGCCATCGAGCGCGACCTGGACAAGTCGGTTGACGAGTACCTGGAAGACTCGAAGTCCAGCGAGACCGCTGCCGCATTAGACAAGAATCTTGAAGACGAAGGTATCGAAGCCCGTTCGTCTGTCGAGGGCGGCAAGGTTGAGATCGAGGTCAGCAAGAAGGACGCTGCCAAGGCCAAGGCAATCGTCGAAGCCTCCAAGGCTTCTGTTTCCCTGGAAATCAACAAGAACAACCTGTCTACCGCTGAGGGCGTCTACAAGGAACTCGTCGACAATGTTGACAGCACCGAGTTGAGCCGCCTGACCGCGATCGTGGAAACCACGGTCAAGGGGCAGAAGGTCGTCAAGATCATCGCCTCGGGCCCTGGCTCGATCGAGGGACAGAAGCGCGAGATCACCAAGAAGGTAGTCGCTGAAGGCGAATTGTCCTTGGAGCAGTTCGCAGAGCATGTGGCAGCCTCGGACGTCGTCTTTGCCCCATCGGAAAAGGACGGCAACGGTGCTGCCAAGCCCGGAGCCAATGAAGACATCTATGGCGGCATGGGCTACGCGATCGGCCAGAACGGCCAAGCTCCCGCTTCACGCTGCTCGATCGGCTTCAACGCCTGGGATGCCAGCGGCAAGAACGCCATCCTGAGCGCCGGTCACTGCACCGAAGACGGTTCCATGACCGACACCTATGTTCTGGAAGCTAACGCGCCGAACGATTTCCTCGGCTACACCGACGCACTGGGCACATTTGGTTTCGCCCAGTTCGGCGGCCCTGGCAACTCGGGCTACCCGGTAGACGCGACCTGGGAAGACGTAGATACCGAGAACCCTGGCACCGACATTTCGGTGGTTGAATCGATCAACCCTGCGCTGAACCTTCACGCAGCAGTTTCGCAGTGGCCAGCAGGTGGCGACGAGCGCGACCAGGTTATCAAGGTTACCGATGTAGCTGCCGGCGCTGTTGGCGCTGAAGCCTGCTCTTCGGGTGCAACCACCGGGTGGAGCTGCTCGACCATCACCGGCGAGGGCATCTTCTTCGTCCAGGGCATGGACGGCACCTTGCGCGACGTATGGGGATACACTGCAGATAACCCGGGCCAGGACGTCCTGGACCAGGGTGACTCGGGCGGTGCCGTATTGATCGGCAACAAGGCCATCGGCATTAACTCCGCCAACGGTCCTGGCGAAGACGGCGCAGAAGATACCGCAGATGACATCGCCATGTACACCGGTCTGAAGGACGCGCTGACTCGTATTGATGGAGTCAAGGACTACCAAGTCAAGCTCTTCATCAATGCTCCTGCCATCACCACTGAAAACGGTTCAGAGGTGGAAGCTGGAAGCGACATCTCCGGCAACGTCAAGGACGCGTCAGAAGGCACCCAGGTTGACGTAATCGTCAACGGCGACGTCGTGGACACCGTGACGGTTGACTCCAACGGAGACTTCACGTTCTCTGCACCAGAACAGACTGGCGCATACGAGTTCACCTTGCAGGCGCACAAGGGCTTCGACAAGTCGGCAACCACGAACGGCAACGTCATTGTTGTAGCCGTTCCAACTCCGACCCCGACTCCTACGCCAACCCCGACTCCAACTCCTACCGAGGAGCCTTCGGAGTCGGCAACGCCTACCGAGACTGCTACTGAGGAGCCTTCGGAGTCGGCATCGCCTACCGAGACTGCTACTGAGGAGCCTTCGGAGTCGGCAACGCCTACCGAGACTGCTACTGAGGAGCCTTCGGAGTCGGCATCGCCAACTGAGACTGCTACTGAGGAGCCTTCGGAGTCGGCATCGCCAACTGAGAGTGCTACTGAGGAGCCTTCGGAGTCGGCATCGCCTACCGAGACTGCTACTGAGACCGCTTCTGAGGAGCCTTCCGAGTCCGAGACCGAAGAGTCTTCGGAAGCTCCACAGAACGACGAGTCCAACGAGCCAACCAAGTCGGCAACGCCAAAGGAAACTCCTAAGAAGGACGATCCACTGGCCGACACCGGTTCGAGCAGCGCTCCTTTGATCGCTGCAGGTGGCGCCTTGGCTCTGGTCGGTGCAACCTTCCTCCTGTTCCGCCGCGGCAACCGCCGCCACGGCTAA
- the lepB gene encoding signal peptidase I codes for MSAAPAENPQDKGPLYKIWRFIREIAIIVVIALALSFVIKTFFFRAYYIPSGSMEHTLEVNDRIFANLMVPGPFELNRGDVVVFRDDLGWLPPLAQSPTAFENVLSFVGILPAADEQYLVKRIIGMPGDTVEYDAAVGKLMINGEAIDEPYIYTGNQPSDMEFSVTVPEGKIWVMGDHRAASADSRFHTDIEGGFVDMDSVQGRASIISWPTSRWGTIDSHDEVFANVPAPASN; via the coding sequence GTGAGCGCCGCACCAGCTGAAAATCCCCAGGACAAGGGACCGCTATACAAGATATGGCGCTTCATCCGTGAAATCGCCATCATCGTGGTTATAGCCTTGGCGCTCTCCTTCGTGATCAAGACCTTCTTCTTCCGCGCTTATTACATTCCTTCGGGCTCCATGGAGCACACCTTGGAAGTCAACGACCGCATCTTCGCGAACCTGATGGTCCCCGGCCCCTTTGAACTGAACCGCGGCGATGTGGTGGTTTTCCGTGACGACCTGGGCTGGCTGCCGCCATTGGCGCAGTCGCCCACGGCGTTTGAAAACGTGCTCTCCTTCGTGGGAATCCTTCCTGCCGCCGACGAGCAGTACCTGGTCAAGCGCATCATCGGCATGCCAGGAGACACTGTCGAATACGATGCGGCCGTCGGCAAGCTCATGATCAATGGCGAAGCGATCGACGAACCCTACATCTACACCGGGAACCAGCCATCGGATATGGAATTCTCGGTCACCGTGCCAGAAGGCAAGATCTGGGTCATGGGCGATCATCGTGCAGCCAGCGCCGACTCGCGCTTCCACACCGATATCGAAGGCGGATTTGTGGACATGGACTCCGTACAGGGCCGGGCCTCCATCATTTCGTGGCCAACCTCGCGCTGGGGCACCATCGACTCCCACGATGAAGTCTTCGCCAACGTCCCGGCCCCGGCCAGCAACTAG
- a CDS encoding ribonuclease HII codes for MTATKNQPTTLDHERALAARHGVRFIGAVDEVGRGALAGPITVGITVIDIESVREFPELRDSKLLRPETREELVPKVRDWAVGHGVGHASAQEIDALGVTAALRLAGTRAVEQCAVAPQAILLDGSYDWLTAPEPDLFDVLADEREPVGLHLPLATIIKGDMTCQAIAGASILAKVERDGIMTDLAVSHPDFGWEINKGYATAAHRAAISAQGPCDYHRKSWNLTSQADSAHGEATTKKAK; via the coding sequence ATGACAGCCACCAAGAACCAGCCCACCACCCTCGACCACGAACGCGCGCTGGCGGCGCGCCACGGCGTGCGCTTTATTGGCGCGGTCGACGAGGTAGGCCGCGGCGCTTTGGCCGGGCCAATTACCGTGGGCATTACCGTGATCGACATCGAGAGCGTGCGCGAATTCCCGGAACTGCGCGACTCGAAGCTCTTGCGCCCGGAAACGCGCGAAGAGCTGGTGCCCAAGGTGCGTGACTGGGCCGTGGGCCACGGCGTCGGCCATGCCTCCGCCCAGGAGATCGATGCCCTGGGCGTCACCGCCGCCTTGCGCCTGGCCGGAACCCGCGCCGTGGAACAATGCGCCGTCGCACCCCAAGCCATCCTGCTGGACGGAAGCTACGACTGGCTGACCGCCCCGGAACCGGACCTTTTTGATGTGCTCGCCGACGAGCGCGAACCGGTGGGCCTGCACCTGCCGCTGGCCACCATCATCAAGGGCGATATGACCTGCCAAGCGATTGCTGGGGCCTCTATCCTGGCCAAGGTGGAACGCGATGGCATCATGACCGATCTGGCCGTGTCCCACCCCGACTTCGGCTGGGAAATCAACAAGGGCTACGCAACTGCCGCGCATCGTGCGGCAATCAGTGCACAGGGCCCCTGCGATTACCACCGCAAAAGCTGGAACTTGACTTCGCAGGCCGACTCGGCCCATGGTGAAGCGACAACAAAGAAAGCAAAGTGA
- a CDS encoding DUF2469 domain-containing protein — MAGDDLENYESDMELQLYREYKTVVGLFNYVVETERRFYLANQVDVKTLSNAGEVYFELSLTDAWVWDIYRQGRFVKSVKVLTFKDVNVEELNRDELQIPKEGLDS; from the coding sequence ATGGCTGGCGACGATCTGGAAAACTACGAGTCCGACATGGAACTGCAGCTGTACCGCGAGTACAAAACCGTGGTGGGGCTTTTCAATTACGTGGTCGAGACCGAACGGCGGTTCTACCTGGCCAACCAGGTAGACGTCAAAACACTGAGCAACGCCGGCGAAGTCTACTTCGAGCTGAGTCTCACCGACGCGTGGGTGTGGGACATCTACCGGCAAGGGCGTTTTGTGAAGTCCGTGAAGGTGCTGACGTTCAAGGACGTCAACGTCGAGGAACTGAATCGCGACGAGCTGCAGATCCCCAAGGAGGGGCTGGACTCCTGA
- a CDS encoding glycine betaine ABC transporter substrate-binding protein, whose protein sequence is MNRTIMKFGALAATAALGLTACSSGDAGSEGDAQASKEVTIAVFNGWDEGIATSELWKAVLEDKGYDVNLEYSDVAPLFSGLASGDYDLTTDVWLPVTHKDYLDKFGSDIEDLGAWNDESKLTVAVNKDAPIDSLEDLAANADKFNNKIVGIEAGAGLTRTMEESVIPDYGLEDMDFVTSSTSAMLTELKTATDAGENIVVTLWEPHWAYSSFPVKNLEDPKGALGSTESIHNYSRAGFAEDFPEVADWMGGFKLSLDELYTLEKLLFVDNDTDDYEPLVRQWMEEHADIVERMTAS, encoded by the coding sequence ATGAATCGCACCATTATGAAGTTTGGCGCACTGGCCGCCACTGCGGCATTGGGACTTACCGCGTGCTCCAGCGGCGATGCCGGAAGCGAAGGCGACGCACAAGCGTCGAAGGAAGTAACCATCGCGGTCTTCAACGGCTGGGATGAGGGCATTGCCACCAGTGAACTGTGGAAGGCCGTACTGGAGGACAAAGGCTACGACGTCAACCTGGAATACTCCGACGTCGCCCCGCTGTTCTCCGGACTGGCCTCGGGCGATTACGACCTGACCACCGACGTGTGGCTGCCGGTCACCCACAAGGACTACCTGGACAAGTTCGGGAGCGATATCGAGGACCTGGGCGCCTGGAATGACGAATCCAAGCTGACCGTTGCGGTCAACAAGGACGCCCCGATCGATTCCCTGGAAGATCTGGCCGCCAACGCCGACAAGTTCAACAACAAAATCGTGGGCATCGAGGCAGGCGCTGGCCTAACTCGCACCATGGAGGAGTCGGTGATCCCTGATTACGGCTTGGAGGACATGGACTTCGTCACCAGCTCCACTTCGGCCATGCTCACCGAGCTGAAGACCGCCACCGATGCCGGCGAGAACATCGTGGTGACCTTGTGGGAACCACACTGGGCCTACTCCTCGTTCCCGGTGAAGAACCTGGAAGACCCAAAGGGAGCTTTGGGCAGCACCGAGAGCATCCACAACTACTCCCGTGCCGGCTTCGCCGAGGATTTCCCTGAGGTTGCCGATTGGATGGGCGGCTTCAAGTTGAGCCTGGACGAGCTATACACCCTTGAGAAGCTCTTGTTCGTAGACAACGACACCGATGACTACGAGCCGCTGGTGCGCCAGTGGATGGAAGAGCACGCCGACATCGTCGAGCGCATGACCGCTTCCTAG
- a CDS encoding ABC transporter permease codes for MDNFRIPIGDVSEDAIDWIIANLDGFFSVLRTIFIEMYDGLYLVLSTPSFAVVTILIGLIALLARGWQFMLGAVMGLLVIVGVDQWENAMSTLALVIVAAFWALLIALPLGIWAAKSDGFSQVVRPVLDFLQTMPAFVYLIPALMLFRVGVAPGIVATIIFALAPGVRFTELGIRSVDSEVVEAGQAFGSSPGRILRQIQLPLALPTIMAGVNQVIMLSLSMVVIAGMVGAGGLGGDVISSLSRLDTALGVEAGLAVVILAMILDRLTNAFGRQSGLFALFAKKRKAARTAREQQLAA; via the coding sequence ATGGACAACTTCCGCATCCCGATCGGCGACGTCTCCGAAGATGCCATCGACTGGATCATTGCCAATCTCGACGGCTTCTTCTCGGTGCTGCGCACGATCTTCATTGAAATGTACGACGGGCTCTACCTGGTGCTCTCTACCCCGAGTTTCGCTGTGGTAACCATCTTGATCGGCCTGATCGCGCTGCTGGCCCGCGGCTGGCAATTCATGCTCGGCGCAGTGATGGGCCTATTGGTCATCGTTGGCGTGGACCAGTGGGAAAATGCGATGAGCACCCTGGCGCTGGTCATCGTCGCCGCCTTCTGGGCCTTGCTGATCGCGCTTCCGCTGGGCATCTGGGCCGCGAAATCCGACGGCTTCTCGCAGGTTGTCCGCCCGGTGCTGGACTTCTTGCAGACCATGCCGGCCTTCGTCTACCTGATCCCTGCGCTGATGCTCTTCCGCGTCGGCGTGGCACCGGGCATCGTGGCCACTATCATCTTCGCGCTGGCCCCTGGCGTACGCTTCACCGAGCTGGGCATCCGCTCGGTGGATAGCGAAGTAGTTGAGGCCGGGCAGGCTTTCGGCTCCTCACCGGGACGTATCCTGCGGCAAATCCAGCTTCCGCTGGCACTGCCCACCATAATGGCCGGCGTTAACCAGGTCATCATGCTTTCGCTGTCCATGGTCGTGATCGCCGGCATGGTCGGCGCCGGCGGCCTGGGTGGCGATGTGATCAGCTCGCTCTCCCGCCTGGACACCGCGCTGGGCGTGGAAGCCGGGCTGGCCGTGGTCATCCTGGCGATGATCCTGGATCGGTTGACCAACGCCTTCGGACGGCAATCTGGATTGTTCGCGCTGTTCGCCAAGAAGCGCAAGGCCGCTCGCACCGCACGGGAGCAGCAGCTGGCCGCCTGA
- a CDS encoding quaternary amine ABC transporter ATP-binding protein, giving the protein MTTNIALKVEGLYKVFGRKPKDAVKQLESGTPREKLPSGNTAAVIDASFEVKTGEIFVVMGLSGSGKSTLIRTLNGLWEASAGTVSLGEDVITGMQPAKLRAVRRKRVSMVFQHFALLPHRSVLENVAYPLEQQGLGRAERLATAAKTLKLVGLDGWGEKMPSELSGGMQQRVGIARALSADTEILLMDEAFSALDPLIRREMQEQLVELQATLGKTIVFITHDLNEAMFLGDRIAVMRDGRIVQIGTPEEILTDPANDYVEQFVQDVDRARVLTAASVMVPGRSVIQENAGPRAALRQMRDAVASAAIVTGRDRKVLGMITDRDALKLVRRGESSLNSKISALSTVDADTALIDLFVPSVESPLPVTVTDAENRLLGVIPRVTLLAALASTTPQTEEISVLDSPLPSDIVDAVLQIEPEKN; this is encoded by the coding sequence ATGACCACCAATATCGCATTGAAGGTTGAAGGGCTGTACAAGGTCTTCGGTCGCAAGCCGAAAGACGCGGTCAAGCAACTTGAATCCGGGACACCGCGTGAGAAGCTGCCCTCGGGCAATACAGCGGCAGTCATCGACGCGTCCTTTGAAGTCAAGACCGGGGAGATTTTCGTTGTCATGGGCCTGTCAGGTTCCGGAAAATCCACCCTGATCCGGACGCTCAACGGCCTGTGGGAAGCCAGTGCCGGCACCGTGAGCCTCGGCGAAGACGTAATCACCGGGATGCAGCCGGCCAAGCTGCGCGCAGTGCGCCGCAAGCGCGTTTCGATGGTGTTCCAGCATTTCGCCTTGCTTCCGCACCGCAGCGTGCTCGAAAACGTCGCCTACCCGCTGGAGCAGCAGGGCCTGGGACGCGCCGAACGACTGGCCACCGCCGCCAAAACACTGAAGCTGGTGGGATTGGACGGCTGGGGCGAGAAGATGCCAAGCGAGCTCTCCGGCGGCATGCAGCAGCGTGTAGGCATCGCCCGCGCGCTATCGGCCGACACCGAGATCTTGCTCATGGACGAAGCTTTCTCCGCGCTGGACCCGCTGATCCGCCGCGAAATGCAAGAACAACTCGTGGAGCTCCAAGCCACCTTGGGCAAGACGATCGTGTTCATCACGCACGACCTGAATGAGGCCATGTTCCTCGGCGACCGCATCGCGGTGATGCGCGATGGGCGCATCGTGCAGATCGGCACTCCTGAGGAGATCCTCACCGATCCAGCCAACGACTACGTCGAGCAGTTCGTGCAGGACGTAGACCGCGCCCGCGTGCTCACCGCCGCCTCGGTCATGGTTCCTGGCCGCTCGGTGATCCAGGAAAACGCCGGCCCGCGCGCCGCCCTGCGGCAGATGCGCGACGCCGTTGCCTCGGCGGCCATCGTTACGGGCCGGGATCGCAAGGTTCTCGGCATGATCACCGACCGCGATGCGCTCAAGCTGGTGCGCCGCGGCGAAAGCTCGCTGAACTCGAAGATCTCCGCGCTGTCCACGGTGGATGCAGATACGGCGCTGATCGACTTGTTCGTCCCGTCCGTGGAATCTCCCCTGCCCGTCACCGTCACCGATGCCGAGAACCGCCTGCTAGGAGTCATCCCGCGGGTGACCCTGCTGGCGGCACTTGCTTCTACCACCCCGCAGACCGAGGAAATCAGCGTGCTCGACAGCCCGCTGCCCAGCGACATCGTTGACGCGGTGCTGCAGATTGAACCGGAGAAGAACTAA
- a CDS encoding YraN family protein has product MRTASQRLGAAGELAAARFLSENSYEVLDCNWRCQAGELDLVARAGNGQVVAIEVKTRSSQRFGTGFDAINAAKYHRLQKLLIFWAQAHRMFMPQLRVDVVEVYPTAGGFECQLHQDVRS; this is encoded by the coding sequence ATGCGTACCGCAAGTCAACGCCTCGGAGCGGCCGGCGAGCTGGCCGCGGCCCGCTTTCTTAGTGAAAACAGCTATGAAGTGCTCGATTGCAATTGGCGTTGCCAGGCAGGGGAACTTGACTTGGTGGCGCGGGCCGGCAACGGCCAGGTGGTCGCCATCGAAGTCAAGACCCGCAGCTCCCAGCGTTTTGGCACCGGCTTCGATGCGATCAATGCCGCCAAGTACCATCGGCTGCAGAAGCTGCTGATCTTCTGGGCGCAGGCGCACCGGATGTTCATGCCCCAGTTGCGCGTGGACGTCGTTGAGGTCTATCCCACCGCTGGCGGGTTCGAATGCCAGTTGCACCAAGACGTGCGCTCATGA
- a CDS encoding YifB family Mg chelatase-like AAA ATPase: MSTARTSAVALHGVSASLVEVEADLGNGIPGFTILGLPDASLNEARERIKAAARNTGIPLANRKLTVNLSPATLPKYGSGFDLAILVAALAADHQLPTSPSTLYLAELGLDGTLRAVSGVLPAVQLAKEHGLDRVIVAEANGNEARLVEGIEVKSARHLGQVLEFCGARKELITMRLHHPAPAAARAQSILASASHDEADLQLVNGQQEARLALELAAAGGHHLIMVGPAGAGKTMLAKCLPTIIPPLDDSQALEATAVHSITSGAMNEVNQLQRTPPFVAPHHTSSLSALIGGGTAQLIPGAITRAHHGILFLDEAAQFNTGVLDALRQPIEEGYINLARARGHHRLPARFQLVLASNPCPCGRNFGTGTGCTCTPMARRRYFARLSGPILDRVDLQVRVNPVHQSQLLSTTQNESSAIVRERVRTTRERSQERLRPFAISCNAQIPTQILRHELRYPAKTKAALEQLAARRGLSARGIHRLLRVAWTVADQQQHAAPTEDDLAVAAHLRQSLENS; the protein is encoded by the coding sequence ATGAGCACCGCGCGCACCAGCGCGGTTGCGCTGCATGGGGTCAGCGCCTCGCTGGTAGAAGTAGAAGCCGATCTCGGAAACGGCATCCCCGGCTTCACCATTCTGGGCCTGCCCGATGCCTCGCTGAATGAGGCACGGGAACGTATCAAGGCGGCGGCGCGGAACACCGGCATTCCGCTGGCCAACCGCAAACTGACGGTTAATCTGTCCCCGGCGACCCTTCCCAAATACGGTTCCGGCTTTGATTTGGCAATTCTTGTCGCCGCGCTAGCTGCCGATCACCAGTTGCCCACCAGCCCCTCCACGCTGTACCTGGCCGAGCTTGGCCTGGATGGCACGTTGCGTGCAGTTTCCGGTGTCCTGCCCGCAGTGCAACTGGCCAAGGAACATGGATTAGATCGTGTCATTGTGGCTGAAGCCAATGGCAATGAGGCACGGCTGGTTGAGGGAATCGAGGTGAAGTCCGCCCGCCACCTGGGGCAGGTGCTGGAATTCTGTGGCGCGCGGAAGGAACTGATCACTATGCGTTTGCACCACCCGGCCCCTGCCGCAGCCCGGGCCCAGTCCATTTTGGCCAGCGCCAGCCATGACGAGGCAGACCTGCAGCTGGTCAACGGCCAGCAGGAAGCGCGCCTGGCGCTGGAACTCGCGGCTGCCGGGGGACACCACCTGATCATGGTTGGTCCGGCGGGCGCCGGGAAAACCATGCTGGCCAAATGCCTGCCCACGATCATTCCCCCGCTGGATGACAGCCAAGCCCTGGAAGCCACGGCAGTGCATTCCATTACCAGCGGTGCAATGAACGAGGTCAACCAGCTGCAGCGAACCCCGCCCTTCGTCGCACCACACCACACGTCTTCGCTGTCCGCGCTGATTGGCGGTGGAACTGCGCAGCTGATTCCCGGAGCGATAACGCGGGCCCATCACGGGATCCTGTTTTTGGACGAAGCCGCCCAGTTTAATACCGGCGTTCTTGACGCGCTTCGCCAACCCATCGAGGAAGGCTATATCAACCTGGCCCGGGCCCGTGGCCATCATCGATTGCCCGCCCGATTCCAACTCGTCCTCGCATCCAATCCCTGCCCTTGCGGGAGGAACTTCGGGACGGGAACCGGCTGCACGTGCACGCCCATGGCCCGCCGGCGCTACTTCGCCAGGCTCTCTGGACCCATTCTGGATCGCGTTGACCTGCAAGTTCGAGTGAATCCGGTACACCAATCGCAGCTGTTGAGTACCACGCAGAATGAATCCAGCGCCATAGTTCGAGAACGAGTCCGCACAACAAGGGAGCGCAGCCAGGAGCGGCTTCGCCCCTTCGCCATTAGCTGCAACGCCCAAATTCCAACGCAAATACTGCGCCATGAGCTGAGATACCCGGCAAAAACCAAGGCCGCTTTGGAACAACTTGCTGCTCGCCGCGGGCTTTCGGCCCGAGGAATCCACCGTCTGCTGCGGGTGGCCTGGACAGTCGCCGACCAACAACAGCACGCAGCTCCCACCGAAGACGACTTGGCCGTTGCAGCGCATCTGCGCCAAAGTCTTGAGAATAGTTAG